One Phaeodactylum tricornutum CCAP 1055/1 chromosome 28, whole genome shotgun sequence DNA window includes the following coding sequences:
- a CDS encoding predicted protein has protein sequence MAMNKSDAKGSHTAGDVVLTTYGVGVVVQKRADGSFAIRLWRIPGKSVGSAAQAFLQPTTIHRRLPVAPGMITRHSTAANASSPISSVGSSTSSGNQFLVHSYYKDRNVYLVSRLTDSVEIPENKSGEMTSLSQRRSSLLLREAISSTSRKHRLFLEIDTENLSPSVSGKYYPVLETLMLRGDQTAAATGSILQHPTTQRLLSQTGQAVQTGIKNISRQTNTDAKIEDLTAAAKKCVPELDKNMKQIFSMVKDEELTVLLGKCRTRLAQIVQKDLPKATEQTLERTGIRIVQSDGAEAGASLEMSRKAALTALDEFLKSNLDGKSTNELRQDLAKNFSTAFDSLTTAAKSDRNLSEIFETVSERTAAWQEATGRLMRTRSAGLFVEGASRLQARVGTIFNQHQLQWAGEVGSNLTKAFTEGDTALARLKSIALGDAVKARLVEAIEVRSESVGGLDGIIAGALSTIQGHEEDSSGQITQMISLMQGKASSASEASHETLISVLSRRSEYRDIVLLRIEHVLCNLGDHLGDDLSPEAIASVVRGEGGTAAIFEPIAKRAMAQIDQQLCTAETQVTDRTVLVVLQRIRKIMSGELSLSSLMDEAISILNDENVVAAGESLVQHSENILDAIEGVSSNKAINDAIQIAEKAGLTKEAVMKEVERLNMNELLDTAGSAVADEEARHKLLSTATDTALDFVLRILPSMPVPPFEGVRDGLIYNISNLSLEGFRVRKEDIQIELAGMRATRRQSSSRESSGVDDGFDPGQTHEIRPARSMEMTDSEEPLQIDSLSKDVMATELLIVEIRDISAILEDAIWSFEQTYMPYLKGNGKADVKMSNGAIRLQFELRRRLNSETNTMEPVLCLHDRSCSIGEVEMKLQGEGSLTWILNKLAAIFKGPLRDYVVRTIVNVLTNRSGWILQRLNQVLSSYWELILRTAGLDMEDLVEADEQVVVQQVFANDHSLVELVWRERLPLGMNLLTNDESGHLKVVDFPRGSQARGVCELRQFEPDMFKGARVVAVNGFEYADQDDLFEALRDSTRPKTILFQLAELEEAEKVNRFVQSGEDTDCEDYGLNLPREFATYDVVFDELADLGIEFSQSIGNQCLSVSKFLEGNGGIVFAAERSGDIHIGDLLVRVNGKNAQGTCEEGQLNAIDLLESAAKTRPLCLTFAHSYLFRVVVERPAVTPGSHETGGPDEIMLDETRLSSGSRRVLIKGFNNVSGTVESSGIMLGDHLVFINGIPVGAGARWLGESPSPQLDEVQEMILDESFYPIGLTFARPMKRESRWGSSFENSQQFSDSEAETFCVTAENYEKLGCIIGSTSNSEVIVSDFFTIEGCRQQVSSCN, from the exons ATGGCAATGAACAAGAGCGACGCTAAGGGGTCGCATACGGCCGGAGATGTTGTGCTGACGACATACGGTGTCGGGGTTGTAGTACAGAAACGCGCCGATGGAAGTTTTGCGATTCGCTTGTGGAGAATCCCCGGAAAGTCCGTCGGGTCGGCCGCCCAAGCATTCCTGCAACCCACAACG ATCCATCGTCGGCTTCCCGTGGCACCTGGGATGATAACACGCCACTCCACAGCCGCGAATGCCTCATCACCCATTTCCAGCGTTGGTTCTTCGACCTCTTCTGGAAACCAATTTTTGGTGCACTCCTACTACAAGGATCGGAACGTGTACCTCGTGAGCCGACTTACCGACTCTGTTGAAATTCCGGAAAACAAATCAGGAGAAATGACCAGTTTGTCACAACGCCGGAGCTCGCTTTTGTTACGAGAGGCAATTAGTAGTACGAGCAGGAAGCATCGTCTTTTTCTCGAAATTGATACGGAAAACCTTTCACCTTCGGTGTCGGGAAAATATTATCCCGTATTAGAAACGCTCATGTTGCGGGGTGACCAAACCGCGGCGGCGACGGGCAGTATACTTCAACATCCGACTACCCAACGTCTTCTGAGCCAGACTGGGCAGGCGGTCCAAACGGGTATTAAAAACATTTCCCGGCAAACCAATACAGATGCTAAAATTGAGGATCtgacagcagcagcaaaaaaATGTGTTCCAGAGTTAGACAAAAACATGAAGCAAATTTTTAGCATGGTCAAGGACGAGGAACTGACTGTTCTCTTGGGCAAATGCAGAACGCGATTGGCACAAATAGTACAGAAAGATCTGCCGAAAGCAACAGAACAGACTTTGGAGCGCACGGGAATACGCATCGTACAATCTGATGGTGCTGAGGCTGGCGCTTCTCTTGAGATGTCTCGAAAGGCGGCGCTCACTGCGCTAGATGAATTTCTGAAATCCAATCTTGATGGAAAATCGACCAATGAACTTCGTCAAGACTTGGCGAAGAATTTTTCAACGGCATTTGACTCACTCACGACAGCCGCCAAATCAGATCGGAACTTGAGTGAGATCTTCGAAACAGTTTCGGAAAGGACGGCCGCCTGGCAAGAGGCCACTGGTCGCTTGATGCGAACGAGATCGGCAGGGCTCTTTGTGGAAGGGGCAAGTCGTTTGCAGGCGCGTGTCGGGACTATCTTCAATCAACATCAATTGCAATGGGCAGGAGAAGTGGGATCCAACTTGACGAAAGCGTTCACTGAAGGAGACACAGCGTTGGCAAGACTGAAATCCATCGCACTTGGTGATGCCGTTAAGGCTCGACTAGTCGAAGCGATTGAAGTTCGCAGCGAATCCGTCGGAGGGCTCGATGGTATCATCGCCGGAGCACTCTCCACTATTCAAGGCCATGAAGAAGACTCGAGCGGTCAGATTACGCAAATGATATCACTCATGCAGGGAAAAGCTTCTTCCGCCTCTGAGGCTTCCCACGAGACTTTGATTTCCGTTTTGTCTCGGCGTAGTGAATACCGAGATATTGTCTTGTTAAGAATTGAGCATGTACTCTGTAATCTCGGCGATCATCTAGGTGATGACTTGTCTCCAGAAGCAATTGCGTCAGTTGTAAGAGGTGAGGGGGGGACAGCCGCTATATTTGAACCTATAGCCAAGCGTGCAATGGCACAGATTGATCAGCAGCTTTGCACCGCAGAAACGCAAGTGACAGATAGGACTGTTTTAGTGGTGCTACAGCGAATTAGAAAGATCATGTCGGGAGAGCTGTCGCTCTCTTCTCTGATGGACGAGGCGATTAGCATCCTAAACGATGAGAACGTTGTAGCAGCTGGTGAGTCCCTTGTCCAGCACAGTGAAAACATTTTGGATGCGATTGAAGGAGTTTCTAGCAACAAGGCTATAAACGATGCCATACAAATTGCTGAAAAAGCTGGTTTAACAAAAGAAGCCGTAATGAAGGAAGTGGAGAGACTGAATATGAACGAACTGCTGGATACTGCGGGGAGTGCTGTCGCAGATGAAGAAGCACGTCACAAGCTGTTATCAACAGCGACCGATACCGCCTTGGATTTTGTGCTTCGAATCCTTCCATCCATGCCGGTTCCTCCTTTTGAAGGGGTAAGAGATGGATTGATCTATAATATATCAAACCTCTCTCTTGAAGGATTCAGGGTACGTAAAGAGGACATCCAAATTGAATTGGCCGGGATGCGGGCAACGAGACGTCAATCCAGCTCACGAGAAAGCTCTGGCGTCGACGATGGGTTTGACCCTGGTCAAACCCATGAAATTCGCCCAGCCCGTAGTATGGAAATGACAGATAGTGAGGAACCCTTGCAAATCGATTCGTTATCGAAAGATGTGATGGCGACAGAGCTGCTCATCGTCGAGATTCGTGATATATCGGCCATTCTCGAGGATGCCATCTGGAGCTTTGAACAAACGTACATGCCCTATCTTAAAGGAAACGGGAAGGCTGACGTCAAAATGTCAAACGGTGCGATTCGTCTGCAATTTGAGCTGAGGCGTCGCCTCAACTCTGAGACCAATACTATGGAACCAGTTCTATGTTTGCACGACCGCAGCTGTTCAATCGGTGAGGTTGAAATGAAGTTGCAGGGCGAGGGTAGTCTTACATGGATCCTCAACAAGTTGGCCGCTATTTTTAAGGGTCCCTTACGAGACTACGTTGTTAGAACTATTGTAAACGTTCTTACAAACCGGAGTGGTTGGATCCTTCAGAGACTGAATCAAGTACTGTCTTCCTACTGGGAATTAATTCTTCGAACAGCTGGTCTCGACATG GAAGATCTAGTGGAAGCGGACGAGCAGGTGGTAGTTCAACAAGTTTTTGCCAATGATCATTCGCTTGTGGAACTTGTTTGGAGAGAACGGCTCCCTTTAGGAATGAACCTGTTAACCAACGACGAATCTGGTCACTTGAAAGTCGTTGACTTTCCGAGAGGCAGTCAGGCTCGGGGAGTTTGCGAGCTCCGTCAATTTGAACCTGATATGTTCAAAGGTGCACgtgttgttgctgtgaaCGGGTTTGAGTACGCTGATCAGGACGACCTATTTGAAGCACTAAGAGATTCAACACGGCCAAAAACAATTCTTTTTCAGTTGGCTGAACTCGAAGAAGCGGAGAAGGTCAATAGATTCGTTCAATCTGGCGAGGATACCGATTGCGAAGACTACGGTTTGAATCTGCCAAGAGAATTTGCAACGTACGATGTAGTTTTTGATGAGCTAGCAGATTTGGGCATTGAGTTCAGTCAATCCATTGGGAATCAGTgtctttctgtttccaaatttttggaaGGGAACGGCGGTATTGTTTTTGCCGCCGAGAGGTCCGGTGACATACATATAGGAGATTTACTTGTGCGAGtaaatggaaaaaatgctcAGGGAACGTGCGAAGAAGGACAGCTAAATGCAATCGATCTCTTGGAATCGGCTGCCAAGACGCGACCTCTTTGCCTGACATTTGCGCACTCTTACTTATTTCGTGTTGTCGTCGAAAGGCCGGCTGTCACTCCTGGATCTCATGAAACAGGTGGGCCTGATGAGATTATGCTCGATGAGACTAGACTCAGTTCCGGCTCCCGCAGAGTTTTGATCAAAGGTTTCAACAACGTGAGTGGCACTGTAGAAAGTAGCGGCATCATGCTGGGAGATCACCTCGTCTTTATTAACGGAATTCCCGTCGGTGCTGGGGCACGATGGCTTGGAGAAAGCCCGTCACCTCAGTTAGATGAAGTGCAAGAAATGATCTTGGATGAGTCCTTTTACCCGATTGGTCTGACGTTTGCTCGTCCTATGAAGAGGGAAAGTCGTTGGGGCTCATCGTTTGAGAATTCGCAACAATTCAGTGACTCGGAGGCAGAAACGTTCTGCGTGACGGCAGAAAATTACGAAAAATTGGGATGTATTATTGGCAGCACGTCAAATAGTGAGGTTATTGTCTCGGATTTCTTTACA ATTGAAGGATGTCGACAACAGGTTTCATCTTGCAATTGA
- a CDS encoding formylmethionine deformylase (Formylmethionine deformylase probaly catalyzes N-formyl-L-methionine+H2O =formate+L-methionine.) — protein MARWPDPILRRPAQPVDAHWFGTGTLQKACALLRATSVSEKAVGLAAQQCGVDARIVYLQPEERHPLINRRSFQRTAELSEITMINPQIVERSPELDVHSWREHCLVLPPTFDATVLRDSWVTIVFRDIHGRPHSVRLRGEMARAVQHELDHDRGILITD, from the coding sequence ATGGCCCGATGGCCCGATCCCATTCTGCGCCGACCTGCACAACCGGTCGATGCACATTGGTTCGGGACGGGTACATTGCAGAAAGCTTGCGCGTTGTTGCGAGCGACATCCGTTTCCGAAAAGGCAGTTGGGTTGGCCGCACAGCAGTGTGGCGTGGACGCCCGCATCGTTTATCTCCAACCGGAAGAAAGGCACCCGCTCATTAATCGAAGGTCATTCCAGCGAACCGCAGAACTCTCAGAGATTACTATGATAAATCCACAGATTGTGGAACGCTCGCCCGAACTCGACGTTCACTCTTGGCGCGAACATTGCTTGGTGCTGCCACCAACCTTCGATGCGACGGTTTTGAGGGACTCGTGGGTGACGATTGTTTTCCGAGATATCCACGGGCGACCTCATTCGGTTCGTCTTCGTGGAGAAATGGCACGAGCGGTACAACACGAGCTAGACCATGATCGCGGTATTTTGATCACTGAT
- a CDS encoding predicted protein, producing MTRLEKLQRTIIHFGSLKTTEAVEDDIVCGIEITPCASDSLSTLSTIPISSNESQAISWSDASQSTSDSFPQNTYLVHSFSCENVNCPSWDTSNSSKDVVFDGICDEYYEFSTKRNHSFIGPLTPKEHQFNTWQLRNRSENPNFCLGRGYVLPAQYECSSDAYLSEHGLLHSFAERDNCPDFINLVESEPERLHVYLTQSIASTLCQLTTRASDTPTISNDSTRQKLALQPQNSAYTQQESLVISLQENTNTIMILLSGPLVHLSSVMNILEAGRISSRKMSIHSFFYQQNIAKMLTCDSVLRSAVALRVQLKRWSRHITNKESNSKETGSCLDSDGTKIICTPKMLPLAYAYISEGQKNDVNLIQDVELKAVLNITDGGNSASALFPTFSSDSILVCESDDGLSEELYALDSIGSRLREELENAEQTLKYAAQSAHAKVSGPPAPTIHDDGDPYSYHLVEIKQKLKALERIERSLRKAMSRADKIICQVASDDDALDDTTVSTDVSSTESKSPGPSVKSSRSVRMPGTDGRKVHFAAEHQEFVFVTDTSYSWAGSGEDGPEVDESSGFLGKLEDVYYACEDIMDEMAFSCTRFFESNRPSATSSTVPIRRSTIHFV from the coding sequence ATGACAAGGCTGGAGAAACTGCAAAGGACAATTATTCACTTCGGAAGTCTGAAGACAACAGAAGCGGTGGAAGACGATATCGTTTGTGGGATCGAGATCACGCCGTGTGCGAGTGATAGTCTATCAACACTTTCTACGATTCCTATATCAAGCAATGAATCGCAGGCCATTAGTTGGTCGGATGCGAGCCAATCGACTTCTGATTCCTTTCCACAAAATACTTATTTGGTTCATTCTTTCTCTTGCGAAAACGTAAATTGCCCGTCATGGGATACCAGCAACTCGTCAAAAGATGTAGTATTTGACGGTATCTGTGATGAATATTACGAAttttcgacaaaaagaaaccaTTCTTTTATTGGACCTTTGACACCGAAAGAACACCAGTTTAACACTTGGCAGTTGCGAAATCGTTCTGAAAACCCCAATTTTTGCCTTGGCCGCGGCTACGTTTTACCAGCACAATATGAATGTTCTTCAGATGCATATCTCTCTGAGCACGGTCTACTTCATTCATTTGCAGAACGTGACAACTGTCCAGACTTTATTAATCTGGTAGAGTCAGAACCTGAGAGGCTCCATGTGTATCTTACACAATCGATTGCCAGTACGCTGTGCCAGTTGACGACCAGGGCCTCTGATACACCAACTATTTCTAATGATTCGACAAGACAAAAACTCGCCTTGCAACCTCAGAATTCGGCATATACGCAGCAGGAGTCGTTGGTAATTTCACTGCAAGAGAACACGAATACGATTATGATACTACTTTCGGGACCACTAGTGCACCTCTCTTCGGTGATGAACATATTGGAGGCAGGAAGGATTTCGAGTCGCAAAATGTCCATTCATAGTTTTTTCTACCAGCAGAATATCGCCAAAATGTTGACATGTGATTCAGTTCTCAGAAGTGCAGTTGCTTTGAGAGTCCAACTGAAAAGGTGGTCCAGGCATATCACCAATAAGGAAAGCAATTCTAAGGAAACCGGCTCTTGTCTCGACAGTGATGGAACGAAAATTATCTGCACACCAAAAATGCTTCCATTGGCTTACGCATATATCAGCGAAGGCCAAAAAAATGACGTGAACTTGATTCAAGACGTGGAGCTGAAAGCCGTGCTGAATATAACGGATGGGGGAAATAGTGCGTCGGCTTTGTTTCCCACCTTCTCTAGCGATTCGATCCTGGTGTGTGAGTCAGATGATGGGCTCAGTGAAGAACTGTATGCCCTGGACTCAATTGGAAGCAGATTGCGCGAAGAACTTGAGAATGCAGAGCAAACACTGAAATATGCAGCTCAGAGCGCTCATGCCAAAGTAAGCGGTCCCCCAGCTCCGACGATTCACGATGATGGTGATCCCTACAGCTACCACCTTGTTGAAATCAAACAAAAATTAAAAGCTTTGGAACGAATCGAACGTAGCCTTCGGAAAGCAATGTCCCGTGCAGACAAGATCATTTGCCAAGTCGCCTCTGACGATGATGCTTTAGACGATACGACAGTGTCGACCGATGTTAGTTCAACTGAGTCGAAGTCCCCAGGGCCTTCAGTCAAAAGCAGTCGATCGGTAAGAATGCCCGGGACAGATGGCCGTAAGGTTCACTTCGCAGCCGAACATCAAGAATTTGTTTTCGTCACCGACACCAGTTATAGTTGGGCAGGGAGTGGAGAAGACGGACCAGAAGTAGACGAGTCGAGCGGTTTTCTTGGTAAGCTAGAAGACGTCTACTATGCCTGTGAAGACATTATGGACGAAATGGCGTTCTCCTGCACGAGATTTTTCGAAAGCAATCGGCCAAGCGCAACATCATCGACTGTACCGATTCGGAGAAGTACGATACACTTTGTATAA
- a CDS encoding predicted protein, translating to MVHRQPTVPTYDAQPLTDAFTANRRLQYAVLRNLRELALQKANNRAQAAKLTAQASRRRMEALCVPAVIGNPYRHSIWKNRGFFTGPDGSTPPPNPDTLKRRKLEQESFYYHLQPPWSSKESNTLSSIVQHLRIESTTEEAIIEGQEQQIDFLQVAEQLQQQRVKNVSLSSSLPKTALPRTAEECRVHYEQLIRKRDMITKAELQRIVEQVEAASKTPDWFAIGKELSTATKQRTGWECFLAYQNMLRQSCQSSTIVFTAEQDELLLKYVAAMGPQLVLDGSQVAYMAANIAPDKPRSKIFKRLNTSLLNPKLKHDAWSDEEERKLAIVMKMYKSSPGNDLHQLVYHLPGRSMKSVVDKWHRTLNPVYSTIPFTAAEDEALLQAARQEESRERRRH from the exons ATGGTTCACCGTCAGCCTACGGTTCCGACCTACGATGCGCAACCCTTGACGGACGCTTTTACGGCCAATCGGCGTTTGCAGTACGCAGTGCTGCGCAATTTACGAGAACTCGCGCTTCAAAAGGCAAATAATCGTGCGCAAGCCGCCAAATTGACGGCACAGGCGAGTCGTCGGCGAATGGAGGCGTTATGCGTTCCCGCCGTTATAGGAAACCCTTACCGGCACAGTATCTGGAAGAATCGAGGTTTCTTCACGGGACCGGATGGAAGTACCCCTCCACCAAATCCAGACACACTGAAGAGGAGAAAGCTGGAACAGGAATCCTTCTACTATCACTTGCAGCCTCCGTGGTCGAGTAAGGAATCCAATACGCTTTCTTCAATCGTCCAACATCTGCGGATTGAAAGCACCACTGAAGAGGCGATTATCGAGGGACAAGAGCAACAAATTGACTTTTTGCAAGTAGCGGAGCAGCTACAACAGCAACGCGTTAAAAATGTATCGCTTAGCTCGTCGCTTCCGAAAACGGCACTTCCGAGAACCGCAGAGGAATGCCGTGTGCACTATGAGCAGCTCATCAGAAAACGAGATATGATAACCAAAGCGGAATTGCAACGCATTGTCGAGCAAGTGGAAGCTGCATCGAAAACACCTGATTGGTTTGCCATAGGAAAGGAGTTATCCACTGCCACAAAACAAAGGACGGGATGGGAATGCTTTCTTGCGTACCAAAATATGCTACGCCAATCATGCCAATCGTCCACTATAGTGTTTACCGCCGAGCAGGACGAACTTCTACTGAAGTACGTAGCAGCCATGGGTCCTCAACTAGTCCTGGATGGATCGCAAGTAGCTTACATGGCTGCGAATATTGCGCCCGACAAACCCAGATCAAAAATATTCAAACGACTCAATACCTCCCTGCTCAACCCTAAATTAAAGCACGACGCATGgagtgacgaagaagagcgTAAATTGGCCATTGTGATGAAGATGTACAAAAGCTCACCCGGAAATGATTTGCACCAGCTCGTTTATCATCTGCCGGGCCGGAGCATGAAGTCCGTGGTTGATAAATGGCATAGAACTTTGAATCCGGTTTACTCAACAATACCGTTCACGGCGGCAGAAGATGAAGCTCTTTTGCAGGCTGCACGACAAGAGGAATCAAGAG AGCGAAGGAGGCATTGA
- a CDS encoding predicted protein, protein MVRPSLRSDLSVSLLRKCCASNRRIPGNLISVFQSSLTPSRLTRGSRAFSIRPAIGSALAICQSSAPRVSFSAGKLFEYASHKGIGPKSGSSRSDTVRLFSLETRRTVLINEDGFKVHVSYRGEQSSFDASWLWHNDPSYVHPSSGQRLRSSPWTGLGRAIESACIVTEKRAQSEASEGIVIPSAAPLGSLHPIGNLYQGPIVQMDASSRLLLRILWKKTPIDDPSTLAPISFFDMNWLWRCRYDATASERCLQETQIRKEHALSRTSTLRNVLFDGLLLTNQPADMDNARYDILDAVVHDGAVIVAQTPDTLDQHETTVGYVGHSLSGGGLSHGQLYGDIFHVETAHNAHNLAYTSVALPPHQDLAYYDSKPGLQLLHCVANTADVLGGESVLVDAVAAAQELRNLAPDHFEALTKCPATFLKQREGADMVYRRTHVEQDSTGSVVAVHWSPPFQGPLCIRPDLVDNYFVAYAVLERMLDNSLPRDRFILPIAPELEQSLIDYAHEYTWQHRLEEGHLLIFNNQRMLHGRRGFQLLSATAAQNACGRG, encoded by the exons ATGGTTCGTCCGAGTCTACGGTCCGATCTTTCCGTAAGTTTGCTTCGCAAATGCTGCGCCTCCAATCGGCGGATACCGGGCAACCTCATTTCAGTGTTCCAGTCTTCCCTGACGCCTTCGAGACTCACGCGCGGAAGCAGGGCTTTCTCAATCCGGCCTGCGATTGGATCAGCTCTCGCCATTTGCCAGTCTTCCGCACCGCGagtttccttttcggccgGGAAACTTTTTGAGTATGCGAGTCACAAAGGCATCGGACCCAAAAGTGGCTCCTCACGTTCCGACACGGTACGCCTTTTTTCCTTGGAAACGCGCAGGACGGTCTTGATCAACGAGGACGGATTTAAAGTTCACGTTTCTTATCGAGGCGAACAGTCGAGTTTTGACGCTTCTTGGTTGTGGCACAACGATCCTAGCTACGTGCACCCATCGTCGGGTCAACGACTGCGGTCGTCTCCGTGGACGGGGTTGGGTCGTGCAATCGAATCGGCATGTATCGTTACAGAGAAAAGGGCACAGTCGGAAGCATCGGAAGGGATTGTCATCCCCAGTGCGGCTCCACTGGGAAGTCTGCATCCGATCGGTAACTTATACCAAGGCCCCATTGTCCAAATGGATGCCTCGTCACGGCTATTGCTACGAATTCTATGGAAAAAGACCCCGATCGATGATCCTTCTACTTTGGCACCCATATCTTTCTTTGACATGAATTGGCTTTGGCGGTGCCGATACGATGCTACTGCTTCGGAGCGTTGCCTGCAAGAGACACAAATACGGAAAGAACACGCTTTGAGTCGAACTTCCACTCTACGGAACGTATTATTCGATGGCCTCCTACTGACCAATCAACCCGCCGATATGGATAATGCTCGTTATGACATTCTTGACGCTGTTGTCCATGACGGTGCGGTTATTGTCGCTCAAACTCCCGACACCCTGGACCAACACGAAACAACAGTAGGCTACGTAGGTCACAGCTTGTCGGGAGGGGGTTTGTCCCACGGGCAACTGTACGGCGATATCTTTCACGTTGAGACGGCACACAATGCACACAATTTGGCGTACACTTCAGTGGCTCTACCACCGCACCAAGATCTAGCCTATTATGATTCCAAGCCAGGCCTACAGCTTTTACATTGCGTTGCCAACACCGCCGACGTGTTGGGCGGTGAGTCGGTACTGGTCGACGCTGTTGCAGCGGCACAAGAGCTACGCAACCTTGCACCCGACCACTTCGAAGCATTGACAAAATGCCCGGCGACTTTTTTGAAGCAACGGGAAGGAGCCGATATGGTCTACCGACGAACGCACGTGGAGCAAGATTCCACCGGATCTGTTGTCGCTGTCCATTGGAGTCCACCATTTCAAGGACCGCTGTGCATACGTCCCGACTTGGTCGACAACTACTTTGTCGCGTATGCGGTCTTGGAACGTATGTTAGATAATTCACTGCCGCGCGATCGATTCATCCTACCCATCGCACCGGAACTGGAACAGTCGTTAATCGACTACGCACATGAGTATACGTGGCAACACCGACTGGAAGAGGGCCATCTCTTGATATTCAACAATCAGCGTATGCTGCATGGGAGGCGAGGATTCCAATTGTTGAGTGCCACGGCGGCGC AGAATGCTTGTGGGAGAGGATGA
- a CDS encoding predicted protein: MKYTSSIMLACSGDIASAFVGPHNLPRTNGREAMKTASDSSAITTRKEVLQHIFGAAGFLATSVTFMPSSASADVSSGTALPQGAAQFNRVVRVKSDLTAVRKRVSEGGSEIDKKEWDNIGKFLRTVYSTGDDMKAVGGGVLDPENKKRAMEDVSQLRKYAQAGDVSVSKKDPIGMLAVLNKMIGLMDDFFDALSDIPDEI; the protein is encoded by the exons ATGAAGTACACTTCTTCAATCATGCTTGCTTGCTCGGGTGACATTGCGTCTGCTTTCGTAGGACCCCACAATCTACCGCGAACGAACGGCAGGGAAGCAATGAAAACAGCGTCGGATAGTAGCGCAATCACTACCCGAAAGGAGGTGCTCCAACACATTTTTGGAGCCGCTGGCTTTCTTGCCACGTCTGTAACATTCATGCCCTCGAGCGCTAGCGCAGATGTATCCTCTGGTACTGCCTTGCCTCAAGGAGCAGCACAATTCAATCGGGTCGTCCGCGTCAAATCGGATCTTACG GCTGTCAGGAAGCGTGTGTCAGAAGGCGGTTCGGAGATCGATAAGAAGGAATGGGACAATATTGGCAAATTCCTTCGAACGGTTTACTCGACCGGAGACGACATGAAAGCGGTAGGCGGCGGAGTGTTGGATCCAGAAAATAAGAAACGTGCCATGGAGGATGTCTCTCAATTACGAAAATACGCGCAAGCTGGAGACGTTTCCGTCAGCAAAAAAGATCCTATCGGAATGTTGGCTGTTTTGAATAAGATGATTGGGCTCATGGACGACTTTTTCGATGCTTTGAGCGACATTCCCGACGAAATCTGA
- a CDS encoding predicted protein (The function of this gene is still unkown but the gene product is probably transported into the lumen of the plastid. Evidence by the presence of a signal peptide sequence at the 5'end of this gene. Cleavage site is VEA-FA. Another hydrophobic aa sequence is beginning behind the predicted cTP. Behind this second hydrophobic aa sequence is the typical cleavage site for the lumenal processing peptidase (AXA).), with product MRVLSTVLALLAATVSVEAFAPANLKPVRPSLFAQRSDSIDGIQAMKNLAVSAAVAFILVSSPSASLADGQTKDFKLPPIDYADKNRCVLNSSSMGQANAARDKLLDLRECKIAGAKATGYDLSGVIMTNTDASNANFAEAYFSKGYLRDSMLDGADFTNAIVDRATFKGSSLRGAIFANAVLTGTGFEGADVENADFTDAYIGDFDIRLLCKNPTLKGENPKTGADTRMSANCK from the exons ATGAGAGTACTCTCCACCGTTTTAGCCTTGCTGGCGGCAACTGTTTCTGTAGAGGCTTTCGCTCCAGCGAATCTTAAGCCTGTCCGACCTTCTCTTTTCGCGCAGCGGTCGGATAGTATCGATGGCATTCAGGCTATGAAGAATCTAGCAGTTTCCGCAGCCGTGGCTTTTATTCTTGTATCATCTCCTTCTGCTTCTCTAGCGGATG GTCAAACGAAAGACTTCAAGCTACCACCTATTGACTACGCGGATAAGAATCGCTGCGTCTTGAACAGCAGCAGTATGGGGCAGGCCAACGCGGCCCGTGACAAGCTCTTGGATCTCCGGGAGTGCAAGATCGCGGGCGCCAAGGCAACTGGGTACGATCTTTCGGGTGTGATCATGACAAACACGGATGCTTCCAACGCCAACTTTGCCGAAGCGTATTTCAGCAAAGGATATCTTCGCG ATAGCATGTTGGACGGCGCCGACTTTACGAATGCAATTGTAGATCGAGCCACCTTCAAAGGGTCCTCTTTGCGAGGAGCTATTTTTGCCAATGCCGTTTTAACTGGCACAGGATTTGAAGGCGCCGACGTGGAGAATGCCGACTTTACTGACGCGTACATCGGTGACTTCGACATTCGTCTGCTTTGCAAGAACCCGACCCTCAAGGGTGAGAATCCCAAGACGGGTGCGGATACTCGCATGTCGGCGAACTGCAAATAA